One genomic segment of Cydia splendana chromosome 5, ilCydSple1.2, whole genome shotgun sequence includes these proteins:
- the LOC134791069 gene encoding maltase A1-like codes for MMKEFLFLPVLLVTFLPLLFVDQTSSKKELEWWEKTIFYQICPRSFMDSDGDGIGDLNGIISKLEYIKELEVDAVWISPFFKSPMYDFGYDISDFYSIHDEYGTMEDFDRLMIKAKEFDIKIILDLAPNHGSNESLWFQKALEGDKKYFDYFVWEDGVVDENGKQHPPTNWISVFRKSAWEYREETGKYYLHQITTAQPDFNYRNPIVVEEMKNIIRFWLDKGIAGFRVGAINHLFEVDKEKHDGKYPDEPLSGKSLHDPLNHAYLNHIYTKNQPESYDMVYQWRDIYDEYHAKDGFSRVMMIEVYSTPHDTMKYFGDGGRNGAHIPFNFALITDVNGKSTANEIKYAIDKYLTFKPIDKLANWVIGNHDQSRVASRYSPKLVDAMNMLSMLLPGISVTYMGEEIGMIDGFVSWEDTVDPGGCNSDDPINYWRYSRDPNRTPFQWNSDKNAGFSTANKTWLPVAEGYENLNVEAQRGIERSHLNIYKKLARLRREPAFRFGRFESIALNDDVFAFRRWHDGETFVIVINFRDEVYTVDLSYFENVVGDLEVVIANDHSQKNNGDIIEATNVTVVARESLVLKVR; via the exons ATGATgaaggaatttttatttttacctgtACTGTTAGTTACCTTTTTACCATTATTATTTGTTGATCAAACAAGTTCAAAAAAGGAGTTAGAATGGTGGgagaaaactattttttatcagaTCTGCCCAAGATCATTTATGGATAGTGATGGAGATGGAATAGGTGATCTTAATG GTATCATATCGAAATTGGAATACATAAAGGAGCTAGAAGTTGATGCCGTATGGATTTCACCTTTCTTTAAATCGCCTATGTACGATTTTGGATACGATATCTCCGATTTCTACAGCATCCATGATGAGTACGGTACTATGGAAGATTTCGACAGACTGATGATTAAAGCAAAAGAATTTG ataTTAAAATCATCTTAGACCTGGCACCAAATCACGGTAGCAATGAAAGTTTATGGTTTCAAAAGGCTCTTGAAGGCGATAAGAAATATTTCGATTACTTTGTATGGGAAGATGGAGTAGTTGATGAAAACGGGAAACAGCATCCACCAACTAATTGG ATTAGTGTATTTCGCAAAAGTGCATGGGAATACAGAGAAGAAACTGGTAAATATTACCTCCATCAGATCACCACTGCTCAGCCAGATTTTAACTACCGGAATCCTATCGTAGTTGAGGAGATGAAGAATATTATTCGCTTCTGGCTTGACAAGGGTATAGCAGGATTTAGAGTAGGGGCTATCAACCATCTGTTTGAAGTAGACAAGGAGAAACATGATGGGAAGTATCCTGATGAACCTTTGTCTGGTAAAAGTCTTCATGATCCACTCAATCATGCTTATCTGAATCACATTTATACGAAGAACCAGCCTGAGTCTTACGATATGGTTTATCAATGGCGTGATATTTACGACGAATACCATGCAAAAGATGGATTTAGCAGAGTAATGATGATTGAAGTATATTCAACGCCGCATGATACAATGAAGTACTTTGGTGATGGTGGGCGCAATGGGGCTCACATTCCCTTTAATTTCGCACTAATTACTGATGTCAATGGAAAGTCTACTgcaaatgaaattaaatatgctattgataaatatttaacatttaaaCCTATTGATAAATTGGCTAACTGGGTG ATTGGAAACCATGATCAAAGTAGAGTTGCGTCTAGGTACAGTCCAAAGTTAGTAGACGCCATGAATATGCTGTCAATGTTGCTCCCAGGAATAAGTGTAACATATATG GGTGAAGAAATCGGCATGATAGACGGTTTTGTCAGCTGGGAAGACACAGTGGACCCAGGCGGCTGCAATTCTGACGATCCAATAAATTACTGGAGATATTCTCGGGATCCAAATAGAACTCCCTTTCAGTGGAACTCTGACAAAAATGCTG GTTTCTCCACTGCAAATAAGACGTGGCTACCGGTCGCAGAAGGCTATGAAAACCTGAACGTTGAGGCGCAGCGTGGAATTGAGCGGTCACATCTGAATATTTACAAGAAACTTGCTCGTCTTCGTAGAGAACCCGCATTTAGATTTGGGAGATTTGAATCGATTGCTTTGAACGACGATGTGTTTGCATTCAGAAG ATGGCACGATGGTGAGACCTTCGTAATTGTGATCAACTTTAGAGATGAAGTTTACACTGTTGACTTAAGTTACTTCGAGAACGTCGTTGGTGATCTTGAGGTTGTGATAGCCAATGATCACTcccaaaaaaacaacgg CGATATCATAGAAGCAACCAACGTGACAGTGGTCGCAAGAGAATCCTTGGTGTTAAAAGTTAGATAA